A portion of the Bacillus thuringiensis genome contains these proteins:
- a CDS encoding class I SAM-dependent methyltransferase: protein MNELEYKSFYDKVGRLNGWDFSKIKCETVGDTWDFYSEVKERCKPSHILLDVGTGGGENVLNIASSAKLLIGIDNSNGMIETAHSNLKKSGVQNVEFLQMGSEALTFLHAHFDIASSCHAPFLASELAKVMKKGAFFLTQQVSENDKLNLKEAFGRGQCLGERDGTLKEKYMNELISAGFDLVQVREYDVTDYYSRSEDLIFLLKHTPIIPRFGEQEEDFTILQKFIDTYSSEKGIRTNSKRFMIIAVKL, encoded by the coding sequence ATGAACGAATTAGAGTATAAAAGCTTCTATGATAAAGTAGGAAGATTAAATGGATGGGATTTTAGTAAAATAAAATGTGAAACTGTAGGAGATACGTGGGACTTTTATAGTGAGGTAAAAGAAAGGTGCAAACCATCACATATTTTACTTGATGTTGGTACAGGTGGAGGGGAAAATGTACTTAATATAGCATCTTCAGCCAAATTATTAATTGGGATAGATAATTCTAACGGCATGATTGAAACGGCACATTCTAACTTGAAAAAATCAGGTGTACAAAATGTTGAGTTTCTTCAAATGGGTTCTGAAGCTTTAACATTTCTACATGCACATTTTGATATTGCTTCAAGTTGTCATGCCCCGTTTCTGGCATCTGAGTTAGCGAAAGTAATGAAAAAGGGTGCATTTTTCTTAACACAACAAGTAAGTGAGAATGATAAATTAAACCTGAAAGAAGCATTTGGTAGAGGACAATGCTTAGGTGAACGGGATGGTACTTTAAAAGAAAAGTATATGAATGAACTTATTAGTGCAGGATTTGATCTCGTGCAAGTACGTGAATATGATGTTACTGATTATTACAGTAGGTCTGAAGATCTCATTTTCTTATTAAAACATACCCCTATTATTCCTAGATTCGGAGAACAGGAAGAGGATTTTACTATTTTACAAAAGTTCATTGATACGTATAGTTCTGAAAAAGGGATTCGTACTAATTCAAAAAGATTTATGATTATTGCTGTTAAATTATAA